A portion of the Syngnathoides biaculeatus isolate LvHL_M chromosome 7, ASM1980259v1, whole genome shotgun sequence genome contains these proteins:
- the cldn34a gene encoding claudin-34 gives MQFLAHTAHWQFAGLLTGCLGWILTMATAGTDEWRLWHVDPENRTAVITSGVAWVGIWRACFHSHATPEMENCQSMGVSDGFVPPEIRAAQVLLVSAALGGLAGNAAAVEAVRRVYFSIGDRGGVRAAFVLAGALYLLTVALVLVPLLWNMNSVLNDDAIPFPPRFRLPAAPAGQRVGAAVGVGFVAAVLMLISGLLFLSYQHVWKTLRPELPRRRVPAEDERARDNPAFRADHEL, from the coding sequence ATGCAGTTCCTGGCGCACACGGCCCACTGGCAGTTTGCGGGCCTGCTAACCGGCTGCCTGGGGTGGATCCTCACCATGGCCACGGCGGGCACGGACGAGTGGCGCCTGTGGCACGTGGACCCCGAGAACCGGACGGCCGTCATCACCTCGGGCGTGGCCTGGGTGGGCATCTGGCGGGCCTGCTTCCACAGCCACGCCACGCCCGAGATGGAGAACTGCCAGAGCATGGGCGTCTCGGACGGCTTTGTCCCGCCGGAGATCCGGGCGGCGCAGGTTCTGCTGGTGTCGGCCGCGCTGGGCGGCCTGGCCGGCAACGCCGCCGCGGTCGAGGCGGTCAGGCGGGTCTACTTCTCCATCGGGGATCGCGGCGGCGTGCGTGCGGCCTTCGTCCTGGCGGGGGCGCTCTATCTCCTGACGGTGGCGCTGGTCCTGGTGCCCCTGTTGTGGAACATGAACTCCGTTTTGAACGACGACGCCATCCCCTTCCCGCCCCGCTTCAGGCTTCCCGCGGCCCCCGCCGGCCAGAGAGTTGGCGCGGCCGTCGGGGTGGGCTTCGTGGCCGCCGTCCTCATGCTCATCAGCGGGCTGCTGTTTCTCAGCTACCAACACGTGTGGAAAACCCTCCGACCCGAGCTGCCCAGACGGAGAGTGCCGGCGGAGGACGAGCGAGCCAGGGATAATCCCGCTTTCCGTGCTGATCACGAGTTGTGA
- the LOC133503170 gene encoding putative claudin-24, which produces MDECARALELLGMLLYAGAWLCVLGAAVSPRWLSMSTSLLPVESYELGLWETCVVQETGGMECRAYDGLLGLSPDLKLGRVLTCASLALGALGFLVAIPGLSLVNGCEEDGAKRTLGTAGGVLGMLSGVLCLIPVSYVAHLTVVRFFDDTLPDVVPRWEFGDSLFCGWAGGFLLVVAGLLLVLGSRSAARASPLPAGPQRRYQVMNTVLARAEYV; this is translated from the coding sequence ATGGACGAGTGCGCCCGCGCCCTGGAGCTGTTGGGCATGCTGCTGTACGCCGGCGCCTGGCTGTGCGTCCTGGGGGCGGCCGTGTCCCCGCGCTGGCTCAGCATGTCCACGTCGCTGCTGCCCGTGGAGAGCTACGAGCTGGGCCTGTGGGAGACGTGCGTGGTCCAGGAGACGGGCGGGATGGAGTGCCGGGCCTACGATGGCCTCCTGGGCCTCTCCCCGGACCTCAAGCTGGGTCGCGTGCTCACCTGCGCCTCCCTGGCCTTGGGCGCCCTGGGCTTCCTGGTGGCCATCCCGGGGCTGTCGCTGGTCAACGGCTGCGAGGAGGACGGCGCCAAGAGGACGTTGGGCACGGCGGGCGGGGTGCTGGGGATGCTCTCCGGGGTTCTCTGTTTGATCCCCGTCTCCTACGTGGCCCACCTGACGGTGGTGCGCTTCTTCGACGACACGCTGCCCGACGTGGTGCCGCGCTGGGAGTTCGGCGACTCCCTCTTCTGCGGGTGGGCGGGGGGCTTCCTCCTGGTGGTGGCGGGCCTCCTCCTGGTGCTCGGGTCGCGCTCGGCCGCCCGGGCGTCGCCCCTCCCGGCCGGCCCGCAGAGGAGGTACCAGGTGATGAACACGGTGCTGGCCCGGGCCGAGTACGTATGA